A window of the Hordeum vulgare subsp. vulgare chromosome 5H, MorexV3_pseudomolecules_assembly, whole genome shotgun sequence genome harbors these coding sequences:
- the LOC123453099 gene encoding pectin acetylesterase 3-like — MEKIMIAKLWEIFLMVLVFTGSAQAAADGNMSRGGMRRLAGAPVAPVPITLLTSAVGIGAVCMDGTPPAFHMDPGSGEGKNRWIVHLEGGSWCESLGSCLYRKASRLGSSDLMNKELMYFGGILSSSPAENPDFFSWNRVMIRYCDGASFAGEGYDAGTGLFFRGQRIWNAVMQHLLSIGMSSADQVLLTGSSAGALAVVLHCDQFGAFFAGRDTTVKCLADAGFFLDAVNVAGGRTLRSYFGGVVATHGVAQNLPTSCTDHLNATSCFFPQNIIGGIDTPIFVLNAAYDTWQIRESLAPDGADPSGAWRACKSNRLACNELQMNILQAFRNQMVVTVLRVVSRSRSNGYFINSCFTHGQTENPATWNAYDSPAIQNKTIWKSVGDWYFGRAEVRAIDCAYPCDYTCYHDMEDQLI, encoded by the exons ATGGAGAAGATCATGATAGCCAAGCTTTGGGAGATTTTTCTTATGGTTTTGGTCTTCACGGGGAGCGCGCAGGCGGCAGCCGACGGGAACATGAGCCGTGGTGGTATGAGGCGGCTCGCCGGGGCGCCGGTCGCCCCAGTGCCTATCACCCTCCTCACGTCCGCCGTCGGCATCGGAGCCG TGTGCATGGACGGGACGCCGCCGGCTTTCCACATGGATCCGGGCTCCGGTGAAGGGAAGAACCGTTGGATCGTCCACCTAGAG GGAGGCTCATGGTGCGAGAGCCTGGGGTCGTGCCTGTACCGCAAGgcgagccgcctcggctcgtcggatCTCATGAACAAGGAGCTGATGTACTTCGGCGGCATCTTGAGCTCCAGCCCCGCCGAGAACCCTG ATTTCTTCAGCTGGAACCGGGTGATGATCCGGTACTGCGACGGCGCGTCTTTCGCCGGCGAAGGCTACGACGCGGGCACGGGGCTCTTCTTCCGGGGCCAGCGCATATGGAACGCCGTCATGCAGCACCTCCTCTCCATCGGGATGTCCTCCGCGGATCAGGTGCTGCTGACGGGGAGCTCCGCCGGGGCCCTGGCGGTGGTGCTGCACTGCGACCAGTTCGGCGCCTTCTTCGCCGGCCGGGACACCACCGTCAAGTGCCTCGCCGACGCAGGATTCTTCCTCGACGC CGTCAACGTCGCCGGGGGGCGTACCTTGAGATCCTACTTCGGAGGCGTCGTGGCCACGCATGGGGTGGCTCAGAACCTGCCGACGAGTTGCACCGATCATCTGAACGCCACCTCG TGCTTCTTCCCGCAGAATATAATCGGCGGCATAGATACCCCAATCTTCGTGCTGAATGCAGCCTACGATACCTGGCAG ATCCGGGAAAGCCTGGCCCCGGACGGAGCCGATCCCAGCGGCGCCTGGCGAGCCTGCAAGTCCAATCGTTTAGCCTGCAACGAGTTACAGATGAACATCTTGCAAG CCTTTAGGAACCAAATGGTGGTCACTGTGCTACGCGTCGTCTCCCGTTCCAGGAGCAACGGGTATTTCATAAACTCGTGCTTCACTCACGGCCAGACCGAGAACCCAGCTACTTGGAATGCATATGACTCTCCTGCTATTCAGAACAAG ACAATCTGGAAATCTGTGGGTGACTGGTACTTTGGCCGGGCTGAAGTGAGGGCCATCGACTGCGCCTACCCCTGCGATTACACATGCTATCACGACATGGAGGACCAACTGATTTGA